The following nucleotide sequence is from Achromobacter spanius.
CCGCGCCCGCTCGGCGTGGCGCGTCGGCGAAAAAACGCCCGAGTTCCTGGCGCAGATCGACCGCGCACTGTGCAGCGTGGCCGCCACGCCGCAAGGCCTGGCCGCCCGTGACCGCGCGGTGGTGGCGCTGGTGGGCATCCGCCGTGCCTTCTTTCCCGACGCCCCCGACTACCAACCCGCCCATCCCGCCATGGAGGGCCACGCATCATGATCGGTGAATTCAATTTCTACGGCATTTACTTCCCCTGGCTGCTGGTGCTGGGCGTCGTCACGCTCGGCGTGGCCTGGGCGGTGCGCCGCGTGCTGGCCCGCGCCGGCCTGTACCGCCTGGTATGGCACCCCGCGCTGTTTGATCTGGCGCTGTTCGTGGTGCTGCTGTATGGCGTGTCCCTGATTTCCCCATATTTTTTACAGAGATAGGTATGAAACTCCCCAACGCCCTTCGCCCTGCTGCTATCGGCAAGTTCGCGGTGACGGCCATCGTCGTCGCCGCCGCCGCTTACGCCGGCTGGCAGCTTTGGGTGCACTATGAAGTTGAACCCTGGACGCGCGATGGCCGCGTCAAGGCCTATGTGGTGCAGGTGGCGCCCGACGTCTCGGGCCTGGTGACGAGCGTGCCCGTGCACGACAACCAGGACGTGAAGGCCGGCGACCTGCTGTTTGAAATCGACCGCGCCCGCTTCCAGTTGGCGTTCGACCAAGCGCAGGCAGCTGTGCGATCGCAGCAAGTGGCGCACGACCAGGCGCTGCGCGACGCCAAGCGCAACCGTTCGCTGGGCCAACTGGTGGCTGCCGAAGCGGTCGAGCAAAGCCAGACCAAGGTGCAGCAGACCGAAGCCGCGCTGGCGCAGGCGCAAGTGCAACTGAACACCGCGCGCCTGAACCTGGAACGCAGCCGCGTGCTGGCCGTAAGCGACGGCCGCATTACCAACCTGG
It contains:
- a CDS encoding efflux RND transporter periplasmic adaptor subunit; translation: MKLPNALRPAAIGKFAVTAIVVAAAAYAGWQLWVHYEVEPWTRDGRVKAYVVQVAPDVSGLVTSVPVHDNQDVKAGDLLFEIDRARFQLAFDQAQAAVRSQQVAHDQALRDAKRNRSLGQLVAAEAVEQSQTKVQQTEAALAQAQVQLNTARLNLERSRVLAVSDGRITNLDLRAGSYATAGRGVMALVDAGSFYVEGYFEETKLPGIHEGAPVTVTLMGDTHHIRGHVESIAMGIADRDRSTGANLLPNVNPTFNWVRLAQRIPVRVKIDAVPDGVRLVAGQTATVSVDPA
- a CDS encoding DUF1656 domain-containing protein, coding for MIGEFNFYGIYFPWLLVLGVVTLGVAWAVRRVLARAGLYRLVWHPALFDLALFVVLLYGVSLISPYFLQR